A stretch of Candidatus Nitrosotenuis cloacae DNA encodes these proteins:
- a CDS encoding succinate dehydrogenase — MKRSENKEGIKGMANPGRYGIERVAYWLMRITGLGLLAYFIGHIYETSSILNGREAWDEMLKMTQTTEGHILLTLVIGMCVFHTANGIRVMLGHGGIGVGKPARPDYPYIPASQNMKHKLCIYASIGLAALAMMYGLSVLFGE; from the coding sequence ATGAAGCGAAGCGAGAACAAAGAAGGAATCAAGGGAATGGCCAATCCTGGCCGATATGGAATAGAGCGAGTAGCTTACTGGCTGATGAGGATAACGGGGCTTGGCCTGCTTGCGTATTTCATCGGGCACATCTATGAGACAAGCTCCATTCTGAACGGGCGCGAGGCATGGGACGAGATGCTAAAGATGACGCAGACGACAGAGGGGCACATACTGCTCACGCTAGTCATTGGTATGTGCGTATTTCACACGGCAAACGGCATACGCGTGATGCTCGGCCACGGCGGCATCGGCGTCGGCAAGCCTGCAAGGCCTGACTATCCGTACATTCCGGCGTCTCAGAACATGAAGCACAAACTTTGCATTTACGCATCAATAGGACTTGCGGCACTGGCAATGATGTATGGACTATCGGTGCTGTTTGGTGAATAA
- a CDS encoding succinate dehydrogenase has protein sequence MRESTIMKIHYGTALGAVVLVAVHILFRITMMDYGESLEYQNVLANYKFVPYAIMLEIILVLLSVHGFNGLRVILLELKQGRSYEKAVTYGCVAAMAGLVAYGSRTILMTSMGMT, from the coding sequence ATGCGCGAAAGCACAATTATGAAGATCCACTATGGCACTGCGCTTGGGGCAGTGGTGCTTGTTGCAGTACACATTCTGTTTAGGATCACTATGATGGATTACGGTGAATCATTGGAATATCAGAACGTTCTGGCAAACTACAAGTTTGTGCCATATGCAATAATGCTGGAGATAATACTGGTATTGCTTTCAGTGCACGGATTCAACGGCCTGCGCGTCATACTGCTTGAGCTAAAGCAGGGACGATCATACGAAAAGGCAGTGACGTACGGATGCGTGGCTGCAATGGCCGGACTTGTTGCATACGGTTCAAGAACTATATTGATGACGAGCATGGGGATGACATAG
- a CDS encoding succinate dehydrogenase/fumarate reductase iron-sulfur subunit, protein MSETQGIAEEQSSTEISSQKTITLKIAKYNPDHDSSSQFASFTVPYERWTTVLDAILDVKKHLDHSVAVRYSCRQASCGSCGMKINGRPRLACFTKISELNSDVVTVEPMNNYPIVRDLVVDMGKLITNHKKMMPYVVRDDSEITTDTKEFAQTPEQLEEYIQFANCIKCGLCNSACPTMATDSSFLGPQALAQAYRYVADNRDKGKDKRLKIIDESHGIWRCHFAGSCSQVCPKGVDPAMGIQLLRGYLLGFKK, encoded by the coding sequence ATGAGTGAGACGCAGGGAATAGCAGAAGAGCAGTCGTCAACTGAGATCTCGTCGCAGAAAACAATAACGCTAAAGATTGCAAAATATAACCCGGATCACGACTCGTCGTCACAATTTGCAAGTTTCACGGTGCCGTATGAGAGATGGACCACAGTTCTTGACGCCATACTTGACGTCAAAAAACACCTGGATCACTCCGTGGCAGTCAGGTACTCGTGCAGGCAGGCATCGTGCGGTTCTTGCGGGATGAAGATAAACGGCAGGCCGCGTCTTGCATGCTTTACAAAGATATCTGAATTAAACTCGGATGTGGTTACAGTCGAGCCTATGAACAACTATCCAATAGTAAGAGACTTGGTAGTTGACATGGGAAAGCTCATCACAAATCACAAAAAGATGATGCCATACGTAGTAAGGGACGATTCTGAAATAACTACCGACACAAAAGAGTTTGCCCAAACACCGGAGCAGCTTGAGGAATACATCCAGTTTGCAAACTGCATCAAGTGCGGCCTGTGCAACTCAGCATGCCCTACGATGGCAACAGACTCGTCATTTTTGGGCCCTCAGGCGCTTGCCCAGGCATATCGGTATGTCGCTGACAACCGTGACAAGGGCAAGGACAAGAGGCTGAAAATAATCGACGAGTCTCACGGAATATGGAGATGTCATTTTGCCGGCTCTTGCAGCCAGGTGTGTCCAAAAGGAGTGGATCCTGCAATGGGAATACAGTTGCTCAGAGGATACCTTTTGGGATTTAAGAAATAA
- a CDS encoding metal-sulfur cluster assembly factor codes for MTQDLQELRRKIFDELSGIVDPEINTSITDLELVDNVDIEGPNVKVDLHLTSPFCPAVFGFKIAQDVHDHLLKIDGVDDVKVSVSNHFMAEQINNQVNNSPNPKKPKTA; via the coding sequence ATGACTCAAGATTTGCAAGAGCTGCGACGAAAAATATTCGACGAATTGTCCGGAATAGTTGATCCTGAGATAAACACGTCAATTACAGATCTTGAGCTTGTCGACAACGTGGACATCGAAGGACCCAATGTCAAAGTGGATCTTCACCTGACCAGCCCGTTTTGCCCTGCAGTGTTTGGTTTCAAAATAGCGCAGGATGTGCATGATCACCTGTTAAAGATAGACGGAGTGGACGACGTAAAGGTCAGCGTCTCAAACCACTTTATGGCAGAGCAGATAAACAACCAAGTAAACAACAGTCCCAACCCTAAAAAGCCAAAAACAGCCTAA
- the argH gene encoding argininosuccinate lyase — translation MYRSRLDQSLDKHTLDYVSSVSDDSEIAIYDIVGSQAHAIMLYENKILNISETKKILSALEKLKKEKLITADAEDIHELIESLVVKKIGLKAGGKMHTARSRNDQVALDLRMKIRDDINTLCACVADLISTLVSVAEKHTNTAMPLYTHLQQAQIGTFSHYLLSYADALFRDMDRLYVTYGRINESPLGAGPVGGTSIPIDRNSTAKMLGFKGIVENSIDATSGRDVVAEYVSDVAILMTNLSRIAEDLVIWSTSEFSFVELSDRFSSPSSVMPQKKNPDILELTRGKAARVVGNLVAVLTTVKGLASGYGRDLQEIKPSVFSSSRIAISALVVLNSMFATLKVNDQKMRRVAGSGYLIALDIAESLVNEGMPFRTAHKIVGQLVQTAHESSKSLSQLTLSDVKKSLKGKEMEPRKLLKIISLIDISTSLRNRTSRGSSGTSEQKRMVQDRKAKIQAYRSGMAKRSAEVSTSLQNLSSKVATLVK, via the coding sequence ATGTATCGGTCGCGTCTTGACCAGAGCCTAGACAAACACACACTAGATTATGTTTCATCAGTTTCCGACGACTCTGAGATTGCCATATATGACATCGTTGGCAGTCAGGCGCACGCAATCATGCTTTACGAAAATAAAATTCTCAATATCTCTGAAACAAAAAAGATTCTTTCGGCACTTGAAAAACTGAAAAAAGAGAAACTGATCACAGCAGACGCAGAGGACATACATGAGCTGATAGAGTCGCTGGTGGTAAAGAAAATCGGGCTAAAGGCAGGAGGAAAGATGCACACTGCAAGATCAAGAAACGATCAGGTGGCACTTGACCTGAGGATGAAGATTCGCGACGACATCAACACGTTATGTGCTTGTGTGGCTGATCTGATATCGACTTTGGTGTCTGTGGCAGAGAAGCACACAAACACTGCAATGCCGTTGTACACGCATCTTCAGCAGGCGCAGATTGGCACGTTTTCACACTATCTGCTCTCGTACGCAGATGCCTTGTTCAGGGACATGGACCGGCTGTATGTAACGTACGGACGAATCAACGAATCGCCACTTGGGGCAGGACCTGTGGGAGGTACGAGCATACCGATTGACAGGAACAGCACGGCAAAGATGCTTGGATTCAAGGGGATTGTGGAAAACTCTATAGACGCCACGAGCGGCAGGGACGTTGTCGCAGAATATGTAAGTGACGTTGCGATACTTATGACCAATTTGAGCAGGATTGCAGAGGATCTGGTGATCTGGTCCACGTCAGAATTCTCATTCGTGGAGCTCTCCGACAGGTTTTCGTCCCCATCCAGCGTGATGCCGCAGAAAAAAAACCCGGACATTTTGGAGCTGACGCGCGGAAAGGCCGCACGCGTGGTGGGAAACCTCGTGGCAGTGCTAACCACCGTCAAGGGGCTTGCATCAGGATATGGCAGAGACCTGCAGGAGATAAAGCCGTCAGTGTTTTCGTCGTCAAGAATTGCAATCTCTGCGCTTGTGGTACTCAACTCAATGTTTGCCACACTCAAGGTGAACGACCAAAAGATGAGGAGGGTCGCAGGCTCCGGCTACCTCATAGCGCTTGACATCGCAGAGTCGCTGGTAAATGAGGGGATGCCGTTTAGGACCGCGCACAAGATAGTGGGGCAGCTGGTGCAGACTGCACATGAGTCGTCAAAGTCGCTGTCACAACTCACGCTGTCCGATGTCAAAAAATCCCTCAAGGGAAAGGAGATGGAGCCAAGGAAACTGCTCAAAATCATCTCGCTAATTGACATCAGCACGTCGCTTAGGAACAGGACGTCGCGCGGCTCTTCTGGCACGTCGGAGCAGAAACGGATGGTGCAGGACAGAAAAGCAAAGATTCAGGCATATCGCTCAGGCATGGCAAAGAGGTCAGCCGAGGTGTCCACATCGCTGCAAAACCTGTCTTCAAAGGTCGCAACACTGGTAAAATAG
- a CDS encoding inositol monophosphatase family protein — MQPIDVLKEASRQVYENVKSLAGTKAAGSDHGIGAGGDISRKIDIVAEKTVLDYLKKTGFECTVLGEECGRVELSEKPKGFVIMDAIDGSANAVRGMPFFCCSLAFATKNRLRSVSAGVVTDLSSGDMYWATKGKGAYCNQKKIHVHKEKPVYKIVGVNISGAKPKLMRRLQPIFENSNHSRHLGANALEVAFFARGLMDVYIDLREKIRVTDMAAGYIIAREAGGIILDQNLKPLDSDLSYETRLSFIAAANNEILKEMSSQLKMKPYR; from the coding sequence GTGCAACCAATAGACGTACTCAAGGAAGCTTCAAGACAAGTATACGAGAATGTAAAAAGTCTGGCAGGAACAAAAGCTGCAGGAAGCGACCACGGAATTGGCGCCGGCGGCGACATTTCAAGAAAGATAGACATCGTTGCGGAAAAAACAGTTCTTGATTATCTAAAGAAAACAGGATTCGAGTGCACAGTTTTGGGCGAGGAATGCGGCAGAGTCGAGCTGTCAGAAAAGCCAAAGGGATTTGTGATAATGGATGCAATAGACGGTTCTGCAAACGCCGTTCGAGGTATGCCGTTCTTTTGCTGCTCGCTTGCGTTTGCCACAAAGAACCGGCTCAGATCAGTCAGCGCTGGGGTGGTGACAGATCTGTCGTCAGGTGACATGTACTGGGCCACCAAGGGCAAGGGTGCATACTGCAACCAGAAAAAAATCCATGTCCACAAGGAAAAGCCGGTCTACAAAATTGTCGGGGTGAATATATCTGGTGCAAAACCCAAGCTGATGAGGAGACTTCAGCCAATTTTTGAGAACTCTAACCACTCAAGGCATCTTGGAGCAAATGCGCTAGAGGTTGCGTTTTTTGCACGCGGACTGATGGATGTCTACATAGACCTGCGAGAAAAAATTCGTGTAACCGACATGGCGGCTGGATACATCATAGCAAGAGAGGCGGGCGGAATAATCTTGGACCAGAACCTCAAGCCGCTCGACTCAGATCTGTCATACGAGACAAGGCTATCATTCATAGCTGCTGCAAACAACGAGATTCTCAAAGAGATGTCAAGTCAGCTAAAGATGAAACCGTACAGATAG
- a CDS encoding AAA family ATPase produces MWSEKHRPQLISDMVGNEDARKSFVEWLTKWKKGTKPILLVGPPGIGKTTLAHIAAKEFGYDLVGLNASDVRNKANIKEILTPLLGNTSLLGKVLIFVDEVDGIHGRADFGGVEALIDILKEPTVPIILAANNDQSDKMKSIKKTAKTIHLKPLPPRLLGLYLHKVLKDEGGKLSPGSMIKIIMDSRGDIRSLLNMAQAHVTGFEPATEKSFETLDVEAAVNAFFKAKSREEAQVVLYSLRIDPREKINAFYSSIVTSNITAEEMARMLDIMSKADILYGRIMRTQEWRLLRYIDNILINLYAENAPIQYSQYNLSWPLLNRIRWDGKKIRDMSSVLAKRFHVSQSTIATFFFPYVLLCMKNKRLDLGLNPEYDELLQKEMDLIR; encoded by the coding sequence ATGTGGTCTGAAAAACACCGTCCTCAACTGATTTCAGACATGGTGGGAAACGAGGATGCACGCAAGTCGTTTGTAGAATGGCTCACAAAGTGGAAGAAGGGAACAAAACCTATTCTTCTTGTGGGGCCTCCGGGAATTGGAAAGACGACTCTTGCACATATTGCGGCAAAAGAGTTCGGGTACGATCTGGTGGGACTCAACGCAAGCGACGTGCGCAACAAGGCAAACATCAAAGAGATACTAACACCTCTGCTTGGAAACACCTCACTGCTTGGCAAAGTGCTCATCTTTGTGGATGAAGTTGATGGTATTCACGGCCGCGCAGACTTTGGAGGCGTCGAGGCGCTGATAGACATCCTAAAGGAGCCTACAGTGCCGATAATTCTTGCAGCAAACAACGACCAGTCTGATAAGATGAAGTCGATTAAAAAAACTGCAAAGACAATCCACCTAAAGCCGCTTCCGCCTAGGTTGCTCGGGCTGTATTTGCACAAGGTTCTCAAAGACGAGGGAGGGAAGCTGAGCCCCGGCTCTATGATCAAAATCATAATGGACTCGAGGGGAGACATCAGATCCCTTCTGAACATGGCACAAGCTCATGTGACTGGATTTGAGCCGGCAACTGAAAAATCATTTGAGACACTCGACGTGGAGGCCGCAGTAAACGCATTCTTTAAGGCAAAGTCCAGGGAGGAGGCACAAGTGGTGCTGTACTCGCTGCGAATTGATCCTAGAGAAAAGATCAACGCATTCTATTCCAGCATTGTGACTAGCAACATCACTGCGGAAGAAATGGCAAGGATGCTTGACATCATGTCAAAGGCAGACATACTGTATGGGAGAATCATGAGGACACAAGAGTGGAGACTACTTCGGTACATTGACAACATTTTGATCAATCTGTACGCAGAAAATGCCCCTATCCAGTATTCGCAGTACAACCTCTCATGGCCACTACTTAACAGGATAAGGTGGGACGGAAAGAAAATCCGTGACATGTCGTCAGTTCTTGCAAAAAGATTTCATGTGTCGCAGAGCACCATTGCAACATTCTTCTTTCCGTATGTGTTGCTCTGCATGAAGAATAAACGACTTGACCTGGGACTGAATCCGGAATACGACGAACTATTACAAAAGGAAATGGATTTGATAAGATGA
- a CDS encoding sensor histidine kinase, with protein MAKFINKKADEDGASSDGRVIYFSKTPPENADASYAAQGNPAQIKGTEFDKLTKNEDEPIFDTSKKKDRIVTINNIMEQEKKELNNIQALIRKQSQSLERAKKLFKEKQGLLQTELNKSSNKFSNDKFSIMGQLSSKMAHDIRNPLNVIKVQVDLLKLRYSKQEDTIMLDSLGRMERAVGGITSQLNDVLNFLKESPMHYESNSLLKMLDESILYVQKPDNIRIEFPTNDVVVLCDDSKMQRVFANIIQNSIQVLDKGGAISISHTEQEDHTLIAIKDTGPGIQDELLPKIFEPLFTTKSDGTGLGLPICKKIVEDHGGSISVRNNPTTFTIKIPKTQPV; from the coding sequence TTGGCAAAGTTCATCAATAAGAAAGCCGATGAGGACGGCGCATCTAGTGACGGGAGGGTGATCTATTTTTCAAAGACTCCTCCTGAGAATGCAGATGCCAGTTACGCAGCACAGGGGAATCCGGCCCAAATCAAGGGTACCGAATTTGACAAACTGACAAAGAACGAGGATGAGCCAATATTTGACACTTCTAAGAAAAAAGACAGAATCGTTACCATAAACAACATCATGGAACAGGAGAAAAAAGAACTGAACAACATTCAGGCGCTGATAAGAAAGCAGTCGCAGAGCCTTGAGCGCGCAAAAAAGCTCTTCAAGGAAAAGCAAGGCCTGCTGCAGACCGAACTGAATAAAAGCTCAAACAAATTCAGCAATGACAAATTCTCGATCATGGGACAGCTGTCTTCCAAGATGGCGCACGACATAAGAAACCCATTGAACGTGATCAAGGTGCAGGTGGACCTGCTAAAGTTACGCTACTCAAAACAAGAAGACACCATCATGCTTGACTCTTTGGGGCGAATGGAGCGTGCCGTGGGTGGGATCACAAGCCAGCTGAACGACGTCCTGAACTTTCTCAAAGAGTCACCGATGCACTATGAAAGTAACAGCCTGCTAAAGATGCTGGATGAGTCGATCCTGTATGTCCAAAAGCCCGATAATATAAGAATAGAGTTCCCCACAAACGACGTAGTTGTCCTCTGCGACGACAGCAAAATGCAGCGAGTGTTTGCCAATATTATTCAAAACTCTATACAGGTATTGGACAAAGGAGGTGCGATCTCCATTTCGCACACCGAGCAGGAAGATCACACCCTGATTGCGATCAAGGACACGGGCCCTGGAATCCAAGACGAGTTACTTCCAAAGATCTTTGAGCCGTTATTTACAACTAAAAGCGACGGAACTGGGCTGGGACTGCCAATATGCAAGAAGATAGTAGAGGATCATGGCGGCTCAATCTCGGTGAGGAACAATCCGACCACATTTACAATAAAAATCCCCAAAACACAACCGGTCTGA
- a CDS encoding acyl-CoA carboxylase subunit beta, producing the protein MHSEKIEKFLEKQKTALNAGGQDRTQAQHEKGKLTARERISLLLDEGSFTEIDALATHHYYEYDMQKKKFFTDGVITGYGTISGRQVFVFAYDFTVLGGTLSQMGAKKITKLMDHAIRTGCPIIGIADSGGARIQEGILSLDGFADIFYHNELASGVVPQITASIGPSAGGAVYSPAMTDFVIMVEKAGTMYVTGPEVVKTVLGEEVSFEELGGAMTHGTKSGVAHFVAKNEYDCFDKIKALLSYIPSNNSEEPHIVESDDDPNRMDHNLINLIPENSLQPYDMKEIIFSIVDNRTFFEIHELFAPNVVVGFARMHGRTVGIVANQPLALAGALDIDSSNKASRFIRFCDSFNIPIITLVDTPGYMPGTHQEHNGIIRHGSKLLYAYCEATVPKITLVVGKAYGGAYIAMGSKNLRTDINYAWPTAQIAVLGSEAAVKIMNKKDLDSAKNPDELKKQLTAEFNEKFANPYVAASHGSVDAVIDPAQTRPMLIKALEMLANKRDRQLPRKHGNINL; encoded by the coding sequence ATGCATTCTGAAAAAATTGAAAAATTTTTAGAAAAACAAAAAACTGCCCTAAATGCAGGCGGACAAGACAGGACACAGGCCCAACATGAAAAAGGCAAGCTTACCGCAAGGGAGAGAATCAGCCTCTTGCTGGACGAAGGAAGTTTTACTGAAATTGACGCACTGGCTACTCACCATTATTACGAATACGACATGCAGAAAAAGAAGTTCTTCACAGATGGTGTGATAACCGGATACGGGACGATATCTGGCCGCCAGGTCTTTGTGTTCGCGTATGACTTTACGGTTCTGGGTGGCACGCTGAGCCAGATGGGTGCCAAAAAGATTACCAAACTCATGGATCACGCAATACGCACAGGCTGCCCGATAATTGGAATTGCGGACTCGGGAGGTGCAAGAATCCAGGAGGGAATACTGTCGCTTGACGGATTTGCGGACATCTTCTATCACAACGAGCTGGCGTCAGGAGTAGTGCCACAAATTACAGCAAGCATCGGACCGTCGGCAGGCGGCGCAGTATACTCGCCTGCAATGACCGACTTTGTCATAATGGTGGAAAAGGCAGGTACAATGTATGTGACAGGGCCCGAGGTGGTCAAGACAGTGCTTGGTGAGGAGGTGTCATTTGAGGAGCTGGGAGGCGCGATGACGCATGGAACGAAGAGTGGAGTTGCGCACTTTGTAGCAAAAAACGAGTATGATTGCTTTGACAAGATCAAAGCCCTGCTTTCATACATTCCGTCGAACAACTCTGAAGAACCGCATATAGTGGAAAGCGATGACGATCCAAACAGGATGGATCACAACCTGATAAACCTGATTCCTGAAAACTCACTGCAGCCATACGACATGAAGGAAATAATATTTTCAATAGTTGACAATCGCACATTCTTTGAGATTCACGAGCTGTTTGCACCAAACGTGGTAGTTGGGTTTGCAAGGATGCACGGCAGGACTGTGGGGATTGTAGCAAATCAGCCGCTGGCACTTGCAGGGGCGCTTGATATCGACTCCTCAAACAAGGCATCCAGGTTCATCCGATTCTGTGACTCTTTTAACATCCCGATAATCACACTCGTTGATACCCCTGGATACATGCCTGGAACACATCAGGAGCACAACGGAATCATTCGACATGGAAGCAAGCTCCTGTACGCGTACTGCGAGGCGACAGTCCCAAAGATAACACTCGTGGTAGGAAAGGCATACGGTGGTGCGTATATTGCGATGGGAAGCAAAAACCTGAGAACCGACATCAACTATGCGTGGCCAACGGCACAGATTGCAGTGCTTGGCTCTGAGGCTGCGGTGAAGATCATGAACAAAAAGGACCTGGACTCTGCAAAGAACCCAGACGAGCTCAAAAAGCAGCTTACTGCCGAATTTAACGAAAAGTTTGCAAACCCGTACGTTGCAGCATCACACGGCTCAGTCGATGCAGTCATAGACCCGGCGCAGACAAGGCCGATGCTAATTAAGGCACTTGAGATGCTAGCAAACAAGCGCGACAGACAACTTCCGCGAAAGCACGGAAACATCAATTTGTGA
- a CDS encoding acetyl-CoA carboxylase biotin carboxylase subunit, with protein MISKVLIANRGEIALRVIKTCKALGIKTVAVYSDEDYNSLHVKKADESYHIGKAAPKESYLNQEKILQTILASGADAVHPGYGFLSENGDFAKLCEDNKINFIGPTAASMDLCGDKMRCKAAMLKAKVPTVPGSPDLVKDANEALKIANEIGYPVLLKSVYGGGGRGIRLVHNDKELQEAYDTVTGESIAAFGKSAILVEKFLEKIRHIEYQMARDKHGNAVHIFERECSIQRRNQKLIEQTPSPAVDQKTRDRIGELVVSAAEAVGYTNLGTAEFLRADNGEFYFIEINARLQVEHPITELVSGLDLVKLQIDIANGEPIPFKQKDLKMNGYAIECRINAEDTFLDFAPSTGPVPDVTIPSGPGVRCDTYLYPGCTVSPFYDSLMAKLCTWGQTFEESRLRMLTALNDFYIQGVETSIPLYKTILNTEEYKKGNLSTDFLKRYGILDRLTDDIKNAKQENKESAIAAAIMHSEYFKSRVKSSHSGTKSWKDKMG; from the coding sequence ATGATAAGCAAAGTTCTCATAGCAAACAGGGGGGAAATCGCCTTGCGCGTAATCAAGACGTGCAAAGCGCTTGGAATCAAGACGGTTGCGGTGTACTCTGATGAGGATTATAACTCACTGCACGTCAAAAAGGCAGACGAGTCGTACCACATAGGCAAGGCAGCTCCAAAGGAAAGTTACCTCAATCAGGAAAAGATACTCCAAACAATTCTTGCATCTGGTGCGGACGCAGTGCACCCAGGATATGGATTTCTGTCAGAGAACGGTGACTTTGCAAAGTTGTGCGAGGACAACAAGATAAACTTCATCGGTCCTACTGCTGCATCGATGGACCTCTGCGGCGACAAGATGCGATGCAAGGCTGCAATGCTCAAGGCCAAAGTGCCTACCGTCCCGGGCAGCCCTGATCTCGTAAAGGACGCAAACGAGGCGCTAAAGATTGCAAATGAGATAGGATACCCGGTTCTACTAAAGTCAGTTTACGGCGGAGGAGGACGAGGAATCAGGCTGGTCCACAACGACAAGGAACTACAAGAAGCATACGACACAGTCACCGGAGAGTCAATAGCGGCGTTTGGCAAGTCTGCAATTCTTGTTGAAAAATTCCTTGAAAAAATCCGACACATAGAGTACCAGATGGCGCGGGACAAGCACGGAAACGCAGTCCACATATTTGAGCGAGAGTGCTCAATCCAGAGGCGCAACCAGAAGCTCATAGAGCAGACTCCATCGCCTGCGGTAGACCAAAAAACTAGGGACAGAATTGGTGAACTGGTAGTAAGTGCAGCGGAAGCAGTAGGGTATACCAACCTCGGAACCGCGGAATTTCTAAGGGCGGACAACGGGGAGTTTTACTTTATTGAAATAAACGCAAGATTGCAGGTGGAACACCCAATCACGGAATTGGTTTCAGGTCTGGATCTTGTAAAGTTACAAATTGACATCGCAAACGGCGAGCCGATCCCATTTAAGCAAAAGGATCTCAAGATGAACGGGTATGCAATAGAGTGCAGAATAAATGCGGAGGATACGTTTTTGGACTTTGCGCCATCAACTGGGCCTGTTCCGGACGTTACGATTCCGTCAGGTCCTGGCGTGAGGTGCGATACGTATCTGTATCCTGGGTGCACCGTATCACCATTCTATGACTCCCTTATGGCAAAACTCTGTACATGGGGTCAGACATTTGAAGAGTCACGACTCAGAATGCTTACAGCATTGAACGACTTTTACATTCAGGGAGTAGAGACGTCCATTCCACTCTACAAGACAATTCTCAATACTGAAGAGTACAAAAAAGGAAACCTGTCGACTGACTTTCTAAAGAGATATGGCATTCTTGACAGGCTGACCGATGACATCAAAAATGCAAAGCAGGAGAACAAAGAGTCTGCAATCGCGGCAGCGATAATGCACTCTGAATACTTTAAGAGCAGAGTAAAGAGTTCGCACTCTGGCACCAAGTCCTGGAAGGACAAGATGGGTTGA
- a CDS encoding acetyl-CoA carboxylase biotin carboxyl carrier protein subunit produces MEYKIEDITGTFDGQILKNLGNNDYVIKIGGQEHNLKILNMDSRGIEFILDQKYHKAKYLEVATAQMNLVIDGTPVKINMNSKFDEIVYKNSGGGGGADAQISLRSQIPGKVVSINVNEGDGVKKGDVVCVLESMKMQVSVKSHKEGVVKKIKIKGGGSVAKNDVLAEIE; encoded by the coding sequence ATGGAATACAAAATAGAAGACATCACAGGTACATTTGACGGCCAAATCCTAAAGAATCTGGGAAATAATGACTATGTCATCAAGATAGGGGGCCAGGAGCACAATCTAAAGATACTGAACATGGATTCTAGGGGAATAGAATTCATTTTGGATCAGAAATACCACAAGGCAAAGTATCTTGAGGTCGCAACTGCGCAGATGAATTTGGTAATAGATGGTACTCCTGTCAAGATCAACATGAACTCCAAGTTCGATGAAATAGTATACAAAAACTCCGGCGGAGGTGGTGGCGCGGACGCACAGATAAGCCTGCGAAGCCAGATCCCAGGAAAGGTAGTGTCAATTAACGTCAACGAGGGAGATGGCGTCAAAAAGGGAGATGTTGTATGTGTTCTGGAATCGATGAAGATGCAGGTGTCCGTCAAGTCGCACAAGGAAGGAGTGGTCAAGAAGATCAAAATCAAGGGCGGTGGCTCTGTTGCCAAGAACGACGTCCTTGCAGAAATAGAATAA
- a CDS encoding redoxin domain-containing protein, producing MAVNVGDKAPEFELVDTDLKMRKLSEFKGKKVVLSFFVAASSPVCTNEMCTFRDRWGEIQSLGAQVIGISNDGPFANKAFAEKFNLNYPVLGDYKSKTIRDYDILMPDLLHVKGYDAAKRSIFIIDENGTVTYRWVSESPLVEPNYQEIIDSLKGK from the coding sequence ATGGCAGTAAATGTCGGCGACAAAGCTCCAGAATTCGAGCTTGTTGATACAGATCTGAAAATGAGAAAGCTTTCCGAGTTCAAAGGAAAAAAGGTAGTTTTGTCATTTTTTGTGGCGGCCAGCTCCCCGGTGTGTACAAATGAGATGTGTACATTCAGAGACAGATGGGGCGAGATCCAAAGCCTTGGAGCGCAGGTGATTGGGATTTCCAATGACGGTCCGTTTGCGAACAAGGCGTTTGCGGAAAAATTCAACCTCAATTATCCAGTGCTTGGTGACTACAAGAGCAAGACCATCCGCGATTACGACATCCTGATGCCGGACCTTTTGCACGTCAAAGGATATGATGCAGCAAAACGCTCCATATTCATCATAGATGAGAACGGCACGGTAACGTACAGATGGGTCTCAGAGAGCCCGCTAGTGGAGCCGAACTACCAAGAGATAATCGACTCACTAAAAGGAAAGTAA